The proteins below are encoded in one region of Amycolatopsis acidiphila:
- a CDS encoding GAF domain-containing sensor histidine kinase, with translation MIETSARALLDAVVGIAADLRLPDVLRRIVESACELVDAEHGVIAELLPEHRLGRVIEVGGPHGYGCQDDLPHGSGTIAVPIRLRESVFGRLYVTGKRGGRVFAEQDREWLVALAAAASIAVENASLYEQALRRERWREASQQVTAALLAGEDSGTTLHTIADRARVVANASGGAIALPSQTDSSALVFEIIASPYPEYHRLVGAIVPKEGTASGQAYTTGKPVVVSQYGGHVAVQQANSDIDVPRSIKDLDSAVAVPLIAGGDKLGVLLVVKFRDADPFTDAEVELVRDFAAHAALAVAFARAEEDRRRLVVFEERDRIARDLHDLVIQRLFAIGLGLEGLSRLTARPELAERVTGFVRDLDRTIRDVRNSIFSLQEPAEAHGGVRSDLLRMTQDSVGMLGFEPRISFDGPLDAAVAGPVRSDLLATVREALSNVARHAAASSVSIEVLVDRNGRQLSLTVLDDGVGGAVDPPRASGLANLKQRAARWHGALSVEPRPDGGTKLAWTAVLRE, from the coding sequence GTGATCGAAACCAGCGCCCGGGCGCTGTTGGACGCGGTGGTCGGGATAGCGGCGGATCTGCGCCTGCCCGATGTGCTGAGGCGCATCGTCGAATCCGCGTGCGAGCTGGTCGACGCCGAGCACGGGGTGATCGCCGAGCTGCTGCCGGAGCACCGGCTGGGCAGGGTGATCGAGGTCGGCGGCCCGCACGGCTACGGCTGCCAGGACGACCTGCCCCACGGTTCCGGCACGATCGCCGTGCCGATCCGGCTGCGCGAGAGCGTGTTCGGGCGGCTGTACGTGACGGGCAAGCGGGGCGGCCGCGTCTTCGCCGAGCAGGACCGCGAGTGGCTGGTGGCGCTCGCCGCCGCGGCGAGCATCGCGGTGGAGAACGCGAGCCTGTACGAGCAGGCGCTGCGCCGGGAACGCTGGCGGGAGGCGTCGCAGCAGGTCACCGCGGCGCTGCTGGCCGGCGAGGACAGCGGCACGACGCTGCACACGATCGCCGACCGCGCCAGAGTGGTCGCGAACGCCTCCGGCGGCGCGATCGCGCTGCCCAGCCAGACCGACTCCTCGGCGCTGGTCTTCGAGATCATCGCGTCCCCGTATCCGGAGTACCACCGGCTCGTCGGCGCGATCGTGCCGAAGGAGGGCACCGCCTCCGGCCAGGCCTACACCACCGGCAAGCCCGTCGTGGTCAGCCAGTACGGCGGGCACGTGGCGGTCCAGCAGGCCAACAGCGACATCGACGTGCCGCGCAGCATCAAGGACCTCGACTCCGCGGTCGCCGTCCCGCTCATCGCCGGCGGGGACAAGCTGGGCGTGCTGCTGGTGGTGAAGTTCCGCGACGCGGACCCGTTCACCGACGCCGAGGTGGAGCTGGTGCGCGACTTCGCCGCGCACGCCGCGCTGGCGGTCGCGTTCGCCCGCGCGGAGGAGGACCGGCGGCGGCTGGTGGTGTTCGAGGAGCGGGACCGGATCGCACGCGACCTGCACGACCTGGTGATCCAGCGGCTGTTCGCGATCGGGCTGGGGCTGGAGGGGCTGAGCAGGCTCACCGCGCGGCCGGAGCTCGCCGAGCGGGTCACCGGTTTCGTCCGCGACCTCGACCGCACAATCCGGGACGTGCGCAACAGCATCTTCTCCCTGCAGGAGCCCGCCGAGGCACACGGCGGGGTGCGCTCGGACCTGTTGCGGATGACGCAGGACAGCGTCGGGATGCTGGGCTTCGAGCCACGCATCAGCTTCGACGGGCCGCTCGACGCCGCCGTCGCGGGGCCGGTGCGGTCGGACCTGCTGGCGACGGTGCGGGAAGCGCTTTCGAACGTGGCCCGCCACGCCGCGGCCAGCTCGGTGTCGATCGAGGTGCTCGTCGACCGGAACGGCCGGCAGCTGTCGCTGACAGTGCTCGACGACGGCGTCGGCGGCGCGGTGGACCCGCCGCGGGCGAGCGGCCTGGCGAACCTGAAACAGCGGGCGGCGCGCTGGCACGGCGCACTGTCGGTGGAGCCGCGACCGGACGGCGGCACGAAACTGGCGTGGACGGCGGTGCTGCGCGAATGA
- a CDS encoding response regulator has product MTISVFLLDDHEVVRAGLKTLLESEPDLRVAGEAGTAAEALARIPPAKPDVAILDVRLPDGEGVSVCRDIRALPDPPACLMLTSYSDDEALFGAILAGAAGYLLKQVSGINILEAVRTAAAGGSLLDPALTASVTSRLRGEAEEPDPQYELLSPQERRVLELIAAGLTNRQIAQRLFLAEKTVKNYVSSLLHKLGFERRTEAAVYLAKRKRLR; this is encoded by the coding sequence ATGACGATCTCGGTGTTCCTGCTCGACGACCACGAGGTGGTGCGGGCGGGGCTGAAGACCCTCCTGGAGTCCGAGCCCGACCTGCGCGTGGCCGGTGAGGCGGGCACGGCGGCGGAGGCGCTGGCCCGGATCCCGCCGGCGAAGCCCGACGTCGCGATCCTCGACGTGCGGTTGCCCGACGGCGAGGGCGTGTCGGTGTGCCGCGACATCCGGGCGCTGCCGGACCCGCCGGCATGCCTGATGCTGACGTCGTACTCCGACGACGAGGCGTTGTTCGGCGCGATACTGGCGGGCGCGGCGGGCTATCTGCTCAAGCAGGTCTCCGGCATCAACATCCTCGAAGCCGTCCGCACCGCGGCCGCGGGCGGCTCGCTGCTCGACCCGGCGCTCACCGCGTCGGTGACGAGCAGGCTGCGCGGCGAGGCCGAGGAGCCGGACCCGCAGTACGAGCTGCTCAGCCCGCAGGAACGGCGGGTCCTCGAGCTGATCGCGGCGGGGCTGACCAACCGCCAGATCGCGCAGCGGCTGTTCCTGGCGGAGAAGACGGTGAAGAACTACGTCTCGTCGCTGCTGCACAAGCTGGGCTTCGAACGCCGCACCGAGGCGGCGGTCTACCTGGCGAAGCGCAAGCGGCTGCGTTAG
- a CDS encoding ATP-binding protein — translation MSRKSEAPPSTGRVRRLGTHLPAAAGSPREARSFVAAALTSWGVSGEQAGDLVLVASELVTNAFEHGSGSIALRLRLSGRCLLLEVRDSSPADPVLRHPPPGSTRGRGLPMIQALSSAWGHRRAGEGKWVWAEFALA, via the coding sequence TTGAGTCGGAAGAGCGAGGCGCCGCCCAGCACCGGCCGGGTGCGCAGACTCGGCACCCACCTGCCAGCGGCGGCCGGGTCGCCCAGGGAAGCCCGCTCGTTCGTGGCCGCGGCGCTGACCTCGTGGGGCGTGTCCGGCGAGCAGGCAGGTGACCTGGTGCTCGTCGCGTCCGAGCTGGTGACGAACGCCTTCGAGCACGGCAGCGGGAGCATCGCGCTGCGGCTGCGGCTCAGCGGCCGCTGCCTGCTGCTGGAGGTGCGGGACTCCTCCCCGGCCGATCCGGTGCTGCGCCACCCGCCGCCGGGTTCGACCCGTGGCCGCGGCCTGCCGATGATCCAGGCGCTCAGCAGCGCGTGGGGGCACCGCCGGGCCGGCGAGGGCA
- a CDS encoding GNAT family N-acetyltransferase: MIRVLHTAELATTVRARARALLYDIFDDMTESDWEHSLGGLHALAWDGELVGHAALVQRRILHGGKALRAGYVEGVGVRAEHRRRGHGAAMMAELERVIRAAYDLGALGASDEGAAFYAARGWRPWRGPSSALTPAGIRPTPDDDGAIHVLPCTAPLDLDAALTCDWRDGDVW, from the coding sequence ATGATCCGCGTCCTGCACACCGCTGAGCTGGCCACGACGGTGCGCGCGCGGGCGCGGGCCTTGCTCTACGACATCTTCGACGACATGACCGAGTCCGACTGGGAGCACTCGCTCGGCGGCCTGCACGCCCTCGCCTGGGACGGCGAGCTCGTCGGGCACGCGGCCCTCGTGCAGCGGCGGATCCTGCACGGTGGCAAGGCATTGCGGGCCGGCTACGTCGAGGGCGTCGGAGTGCGTGCCGAGCACCGGCGCCGGGGGCACGGCGCGGCGATGATGGCCGAGCTGGAACGCGTCATCCGCGCGGCCTACGACCTCGGCGCCCTGGGCGCGAGCGACGAGGGCGCCGCCTTCTACGCCGCACGCGGCTGGCGGCCCTGGCGCGGCCCGTCGTCGGCCCTCACCCCGGCCGGAATCCGCCCGACCCCCGACGACGACGGCGCCATCCACGTCCTGCCGTGCACCGCTCCCCTCGACCTCGACGCGGCCCTGACCTGCGACTGGCGCGACGGCGACGTGTGGTGA
- a CDS encoding GNAT family N-acetyltransferase — translation MDDLDIHPARDEELSVVAGLRWHWVLDNGDRPATSRDAFAGDFARWARENRGTHRCLVAVREDTVVGMAWLAIVPRVPTPRALDRRSGDVQCVYVLPGERDNGVGGRLIDALLDLARELRLERVTVHSSVRAVPAYERHGFAVSSRLLQAPA, via the coding sequence GTGGATGATCTCGACATACACCCGGCACGAGACGAGGAGCTGAGCGTCGTGGCCGGGCTCCGGTGGCACTGGGTGCTGGACAACGGAGACCGCCCGGCCACGAGCCGGGACGCGTTCGCCGGGGATTTCGCCCGCTGGGCAAGGGAGAACCGCGGCACGCACCGGTGCCTGGTCGCCGTGCGGGAGGACACGGTGGTCGGGATGGCGTGGCTGGCCATCGTTCCCCGGGTGCCCACGCCGCGGGCGCTCGACCGGCGGTCCGGGGACGTGCAGTGCGTGTACGTCCTCCCCGGCGAACGCGACAACGGCGTGGGCGGCAGGCTCATCGACGCTCTCCTGGACCTGGCGCGGGAGCTCCGGCTCGAGCGCGTGACCGTGCACTCGAGCGTCCGCGCCGTCCCGGCCTACGAACGCCACGGGTTCGCCGTGTCCTCGCGGTTGCTCCAGGCCCCGGCGTAG